GCAAGAGAAAGTAGAGATGCCCTTTAGCCTATTCAATTGTGAACAAGTGGACTTCATTGGCGCAGAGCAGTTTAAAGAAGTTACCCATCACCAAAAAATAAGTGCATCAGTTGTATGTGTGTATATCAGGTACCTGTCCAAACTTTAAAGTCTTTCTTGTGTTTAATTTCTTGCATGTAATCATTGAAATTAATTCGCCTATTTCAGGTTTTTGTATGATCAAGTTCTGCTCCCAAACAATTTAGCTGAGAGGTTCTGTTTTTTATCTCCTGTCAAATTAAACATCTATGAAACTAAACAATCGCAGTTTATATCTGATGCGCTCTCAGCGAATGAAAATCCAAATAGAATCTTTTCCACACCTTACAATTGTGGGTGAGTCTAAATTTTGGTTAGCTTgacatttatatttatttcatatatatgtGTCATTTTAGTGTTTCCTAACTCATCATTTTTGTAGGGGGCATTGGGTGTTGATTGTCATCAACGCCTCAGATGCTTCTATAACATATTATGACTCAATGCGCGGTGATCCAAGAACTTACACAGCCATGAAAAACTTGTTTGATTCGTAAGATATTTGTATATATTCTATTTATCTCATTTATGTAATATAACATTTGCTTATATCAAGTTTTCCTCTATTTTTGGTACAGGTTTAATGACTTATCGCGCTCAAAGAGAACATGTGTTGCCCAAAAAGAAATCAAACACCATCAACTGGAGCTCTGTTAAGGTATATATAAAACCTAAATTTGTAGCTTACATGTGATATCCAAATTCGGCTCACTATCACAATTAGTTAAAAATTCATTTGGTTTTATAGTGCCCGCATCAAATGAATGATGTAGATTGTGGTTATTATGTATTGAGATACATGAGGAGTCTGATCCTTTATGAACTCCCACATCCTGTAGATAAGGTATGCAATTTTAGTCCTAATGTTATTGTAATTATTAAATCTATTGGATAATATAATTCAATTATAACTTTagtgttttatgttttttaatgACTAGGATGCTTATGACttaagttgcaacttctttagTCAAGATCAAGTGGATGAGATAAGGGAGGAGTGGTCTTCCTATGTTCTTCAGAATTTCATTATGAATAAGTAGCACAATTTTTTATTGGGATGTAAGTTTATCTTGAACCTTTAAGCTTGTGATTGATCTTCCTTTATTGCTGGGTTATAATGTAATAAATCTGTGTTGAAAGTTTGACAATGCGTGATAGGGGTGGTGTTGTCAAGAGCCAATGTTAAATGTTTTGGTGGTAGATGTGGGGTGTGTCTTTAAAGTTCTGATTCAGATTCATGATGCCGGTTGGTTTTGTTGGTGTGGTTGATTGATTGTTTGATTGCTAGTTGGTTTTAATTGTCTAAATACTTTTATGTGTAGACTTTAATATATAAGATAAGATACTGTTGTAATTATCTTAGTCTTTCAAATTATTGTTCTCATGCTTCCTATATGGCTGTCATTTGTATGATATATTGATCCACAGTGCTAGTTTTTTTGTTAAACTTTGCTATTTATGCACATATTCCAGCTTCTAGAATACAAGTAATGTAACTTAAATGGTGATTGATTTTTATATATCTTTATCTAATCTAAATAATTCTAACAGATAAGTTTTTGATGCCAGGAAAAAAAAGGTTTGTTGCTGAATGGAAGTTCGATGTTGCCTTTGCTACTGAGAAGGAAGACTAACTGCAAGGAAACAAGTTCACTGGTTGTTTCATTTGGAAAAATGGTAATAGACTATGCCTACCATGAGAGGAATGCCACTTACAATGTAGTTGTTGGTATCTAGTTTCCGGGATCTTAGATCTATGGAATTAGTTTATGgacaatttttaattaatttggtTTCTAAGTGTAGTTTACAATCAATGTCTGTTTATTTAGTTTGTGGGTAGAATTTATTTGAGATCTCAGAACTATATGGAATTTGTTATGGTTTCAGCAAATATATGGATTGAGTATCAACTATGAAATTAGCATTGCTCTAATTTTATTGGTTTATTCCGTCAAAATAAGAATTTGTTGgtttctgttaaaaaaaaatggactgtcaacaaaaaaacaaaaaaagagtaAAGGTGGCAATTATAACCGCTGCTAATGTATAGGTAGCGGTTCCTATAAAATATTACCCTACCTGCGTAGCGGATATAACCGCTGCTAATGTGTAGGTAgcgattgaaaaaaaaaaaacgagttAGGTAGCGGTTCCAGGAAAAACATTTCACACGTGCGTAGCGGTTGCAAGCGCTGCTAATGTTTAGAGATAGGAATCGGTTCTTGGAACCGCTACCTAAATTTTAATTGAGTAGCGGTTCGGAACCGCTACCCAAATTTAGCAACACTGAGTTCAGCATCACACACTTAACCGCTACCCAACATTGAAGGGAACCGCTACCCAAGCCCTTTTTTGTGCTAGTGGAAGGACCTCTGAAGGTTGCTTAAGAGAATCTCAAAAAGTGGAAAACATTCGTAGAGGATGTGGAGAATTTGAAAGCCACATTTCACCAAGATGTATAGAGAAGGACCTGAAGGTTGCTTAATTAAGAGCCTGTTGAGAAGTGGAAAATCTCCGTAGAGGATGTGAAGAATTTCTAAATTTCCATTCAGCAAGCTAAGTTGTAGACAAGGACTTGAAGATTGTCCAGCCTTAAAATGTATGGAGAATTTGTAAGCCACCTTTGACATTGTTGTAGAGAAGGACATGAAGTTTCCTAATTAATTAGAGGATGTGGAGAACTAGGAAATCGACTTTAAGGATGAGCTCTCAAAGGTCAAGAATCTCTTGGCTAAAGAGGTGGTCGGTCCACAAATAGAACCACAAACCTAGGCGCATGAGGAAATGGAGAGACCAATACAGAAAGAGAAATGGTCAAAAACATGGAGTGTGAGGCTGGCTCAGGGGTTTGTCAACTTAGACATTTCctttcttgtaatttttctgCTTTGCTTCTGCCTTGTACTTTTCGGTCATTTAAGAAATAGACCTTTTTACAATGTTGATTTACTTTATTTATGGGTGtttatcaaaaaataatttatttatgggTTCTTTACTTGGTTCATGTTATCTCTTTTCTAGAGTGTCAAGTTCGAGGAGAATTCCCTTAATGGTCGAAAGTTGTTTTTGGAATACCTGTCTCAACTTTTGGAGTGCTCCTCGGTCCGCGGAGGATAATTGGAGTTGTGAACTGAAGAAAAAGCACTACGCCAGAAATCGCATTTTACAGcgcttattttttcaatttaataGCGCTTACGAAGCGCTGTAGAATGTACCGCTGTAGTACTATCAAGCGCTTTTTTTAAAAAGCGTTGTAGAACATGAGACCTCCTACAACGTTTTATTCCTAAAAGTGTGGTAGTATACCAGTATACTACAACATATTATTCGAAAAAGCGTTTTAGAATGTAATATTCTTCAACGCTTTATCTTAAAAAGCGCTGTAAGGTACGCATATTGTACAGCGCTTTTGGAAAACAAACGCTGTATGTCATATGATAGATTCTCCATACTAAAGCGCTTTTCTAAAAGAAACGCTATAGAACATGATATTCTACAacacttattttataaaagCATTTTAAAACATGATACCTTGTCAAAACACCTGTCAGGTTCTAACTTACCTCACAAAATTAACCAAATAAATTTTAGAGTACATAGAATATTTTTATCCAAGTGATTCTTAACAGACAAGACTACATCAACAAAGCAACAATAACAAACAACTTGGATCATCAACAAAGGATTATGAGAAAGTTTAGCAGCAAACCTTCTTTCAATACGTTAGTTTAGCTGTTCAATTCTTTGCGGGGGAATCTACAAAATAGCgacaaaaaaaagtttttttaaagGCAAAAATTCAGATAAATTAGCACAAGGAGTGTTAAACTCAAAtacaaattggaaaaaaaatgcaACCAAGCTACTTAGCCCAAACAGAACCAAGAAACTAAAAATGCAGaacaaaaaagataaaagatgAAAGAACagttttgtatttaaaaatCAAGTTTCATGATCTTTTGGCATCAAGGAATATGTATATGGAAAACAGAACATCCAAATTCCAAACTAAGAATTATGAAGTAATTGATAAATGAAGTGATAATAaaggtttacaaagaatttgatGGATCACACCATGCTTTGGAGATTAACACCTAGAAGATGCCCAAACCTGCCACACAAGTCGGTCCAATATAAAGTTTGGTCACTACATGCTCATATTAATCCCAAGAATATAAGAAAATTAATAGTTGAACAATACAGAATCCATCAAAGAACCACACCAATTAACTGGGTTCTCATCTACAGCTAAGCCTATAGTAGCCAGTTGAAACAAAAAACATTATGCTTACGCTCAATAATGGAgtgcagagagagagagcataCTTTCTTTTCTAACTATGCTAACCAGCCTCTTGTCAAtccattcattaaaaaaatacaaagtgATAGAAAATGACAGCGGAATGGAGATGATGATGGGGATCAAATCTGACctagttcatttttttttggtaagccaaaATGAATTGTcctagcacaaggggtgctagaaCCCAAGTACAAAGGTAAAATATAAGAGCAAATTAAAACTGCAACTAGTAGATGGCCCCTACATCATAAGCAAGTTCACTAAGAATAAAACAAGGCATATCAGAACTACCAGTAATACAAATACCATGAGCCCCAAATGGGCCTTAATTATGCGTGATTGAAGACAGCTCCCCCATTTTCACTAGCATATCTCCAGAGATCCACTTCAGTCCACATGATTGAATTGAAGTAGGAGGAGTGTAACACCACCCAGGAATAAACCATCCCCGCATATGCTACAAGCATATAAAAAAGCA
This is a stretch of genomic DNA from Lotus japonicus ecotype B-129 chromosome 1, LjGifu_v1.2. It encodes these proteins:
- the LOC130728247 gene encoding uncharacterized protein LOC130728247 isoform X2, with product MPFSLFNCEQVDFIGAEQFKEVTHHQKISASVVCVYIRFLYDQVLLPNNLAERFCFLSPVKLNIYETKQSQFISDALSANENPNRIFSTPYNCGGHWVLIVINASDASITYYDSMRGDPRTYTAMKNLFDSGLMTYRAQREHVLPKKKSNTINWSSVKDAYDLSCNFFSQDQVDEIREEWSSYVLQNFIMNK
- the LOC130728247 gene encoding uncharacterized protein LOC130728247 isoform X1, with product MPFSLFNCEQVDFIGAEQFKEVTHHQKISASVVCVYIRFLYDQVLLPNNLAERFCFLSPVKLNIYETKQSQFISDALSANENPNRIFSTPYNCGGHWVLIVINASDASITYYDSMRGDPRTYTAMKNLFDSGLMTYRAQREHVLPKKKSNTINWSSVKCPHQMNDVDCGYYVLRYMRSLILYELPHPVDKDAYDLSCNFFSQDQVDEIREEWSSYVLQNFIMNK